A genomic window from Anticarsia gemmatalis isolate Benzon Research Colony breed Stoneville strain chromosome 6, ilAntGemm2 primary, whole genome shotgun sequence includes:
- the LOC142973566 gene encoding uncharacterized protein C15orf61 homolog isoform X2 encodes MSNFNWKVGRSNYQILRTGCFPYIKYHCSRKREEDLTTSDRFMRVIKVVNFGIPCLLYGLAATQLIRHTEIVHTSRGPVTIYFLLPEHKGSTY; translated from the exons ATGTCAAACTTCAACTGGAAGGTGGGAAGGTCAAATTATCAAATACTGAGGACTGGCTGCTTTCCCTACATAAAGTATCACTGTTCAAGGAAAAGAGAAGAAGATTTAACTACCTCGGACAGGTTTATGAGAGTTATTAAAGTTGTAAATTTTG GCATACCGTGCTTACTGTATGGACTGGCAGCAACTCAATTGATAAGGCATACGGAGATAGTACACACGTCAAGAGGTCCTGTCACTATATATTTCCTGTTACCAGAGCATAAAGGGTCGACTTATTAG
- the LOC142973566 gene encoding uncharacterized protein C15orf61 homolog isoform X1, which produces MNKGMLIRSKISLMYRVAYFYSRPRASEVLTAYLTQCNEPPWTSYFVKYSSVKNDQFGMSNFNWKVGRSNYQILRTGCFPYIKYHCSRKREEDLTTSDRFMRVIKVVNFGIPCLLYGLAATQLIRHTEIVHTSRGPVTIYFLLPEHKGSTY; this is translated from the exons atgaaTAAAGGTATGCTTATtagaagcaaaataagtttaatgTATCGTGTGGCATATTTTTATTCGCGACCGCGGGCCTCCGAGGTCTTAACTGCTTATTTGACACAATGCAATGAACCTCCCTGGACGTCATACTTTGTGaag TACAGTAGTGTAAAAAATGATCAGTTTGGCATGTCAAACTTCAACTGGAAGGTGGGAAGGTCAAATTATCAAATACTGAGGACTGGCTGCTTTCCCTACATAAAGTATCACTGTTCAAGGAAAAGAGAAGAAGATTTAACTACCTCGGACAGGTTTATGAGAGTTATTAAAGTTGTAAATTTTG GCATACCGTGCTTACTGTATGGACTGGCAGCAACTCAATTGATAAGGCATACGGAGATAGTACACACGTCAAGAGGTCCTGTCACTATATATTTCCTGTTACCAGAGCATAAAGGGTCGACTTATTAG
- the Rel gene encoding nuclear factor NF-kappa-B family member relish produces MSSSPSDHDMSDSSSSGTSYNMRYSPYDSPSQQVPQLTSGLTELTCADNKRQFLKHATRPFLQIIEQPQNHFRFRYVSEMIGTHGCLLGKSYGSNKTKTHPTVELVNYPGQALVRCHLAQHNNPEEHPHKLLEDEQDRDVSQLVPEQGSYRVAFGGIGIIHTAKKDVPALLLKKLLEKNRNPNVNVRDLQTKCENMAKTINLNIVRLKFSAHDVHTGEEICDPVLSEPIHNMKSAATNDLKICRISRSSGSASGGEDVFILVEKVNKKNIMIRFFELDENGERSWTGVGQFMQSDVHHQYAIVFRTPPYKDPKTPVDVQVFIELVRPSDGRTSEPKDFKFKAEQAYKQIKKRKTNSSYCSIGSSSSGSLRSTSDLPLTVLNHQEDIIVGETTAVPTVPNAFSMYSTQMQYTASPNQCDLASALAGSEASLSPMSSPMWAQGTPGLPVVEPPITDLHLNSGELDDLPKIEPESRILSEGMTQFFSEYLKSYEDLGVNADKVLESLEFRPSMIVSDSGRANYIKQEKKPSNPDLLEAQNMWPPSSKGNETSDSNKKNAEYSAFYKTEDGIEVKKLVKDLCEMIRNKNGFKKQEVRSRLERLFNIRLSNGDTFLHMTLCSNQASLEYVVKIIHNVKATHLLDCVNDRQQTTLHLAILNDLPKIVSLLVAKGSNPMLKDAKDLNAIHYAVKYKSCLEPLLDAIKKNDVPCNLNECNSERQSALHMAVVEGCARSTRALLAHGASYSVRDVYGRTPLHLAAYDDRLDVTRTLLDFIPLSEIDVMDDSGNTALQIVCGGTIRENTVAIGRLLLEKKANPMKTEGGNESAWRLVRNKPELKALLGEFVATDLMDEDDIKSEPEDDFESADEGEFPELGLAELAQYAREVAALLDAAGAWRGLARRLRLDALLDWYAAQPSPTLTLLNHLKDSRDDITSKSLALVLDDMGQKSAANVIRRYIE; encoded by the exons CAACGCGGCCTTTCCTGCAAATCATTGAGCAGCCGCAAAATCACTTTCGGTTCCGTTACGTAAGTGAGATGATTGGCACACATGGCTGCCTGCTTGGCAAGTCTTATGGCTCAAACAAGACCAAAACGCATCCTACTGTTGAG TTGGTGAACTACCCCGGTCAAGCATTGGTCAGGTGTCACTTGGCTCAACACAATAACCCAGAGGAGCATCCCCACAAGCTTCTTGAAGATGAGCAGGACAGAGATGTGAGCCAACTAGTACCTGAACAGGGAAGCTATAGAGTGGc aTTTGGTGGTATTGGTATTATTCATACAGCCAAGAAAGATGTACCTGCTCTCTTGTTGAAGAagcttttagaaaaaaataggaATCCGAACGTAAACGTGCGTGAT ctTCAAACAAAATGTGAGAATATGGCCAAGACTATTAATTTGAACATAGTGAGGTTGAAATTTAGCGCTCACGATGTCCACACCGGCGAAGAAATATGTGACCCTGTACTTTCCGAACCCATACATAATATGA AGAGTGCCGCAACAAACGATTTGAAGATATGCCGTATAAGTCGGTCTTCAGGAAGCGCCTCCGGCGGGGAAGATGTCTTCATACTGGTGGAGAAAGTTAACaaaa AGAATATAATGATTCGTTTCTTCGAATTGGATGAGAATGGAGAAAGGAGCTGGACTGGCGTAGGACAATTCATGCAAAGCGATGTCCATCACCAATATGCCATCGTTTTCAG GACTCCGCCATACAAAGACCCGAAGACTCCAGTGGATGTGCAGGTGTTTATTGAACTGGTTCGCCCGTCCGATGGTCGTACGAGTGAACCGAAGGACTTTAAATTCAAGGCGGAACAAGCATACAAACAGATCAAGAAACGAAAGACAAACTCGTCGTATTGTTCTATCGGCAGTTCTTCAA GTGGATCTTTAAGGAGCACTTCTGATTTGCCGTTAACTGTCCTAAAT CATCAAGAAGATATAATAGTTGGTGAGACGACTGCTGTACCGACAGTCCCAAATGCGTTTTCAATGTACTCCACACAG ATGCAATACACGGCATCGCCGAACCAATGTGATTTGGCGAGTGCGCTAGCGGGATCGGAGGCAAGTCTTTCGCCAATGTCCAGTCCAATGTGGGCCCAGGGAACCCCCGGACTGCCTGTTGTAGAGCCGCCTATTACAGATTTGCACTTGAATTCAGGCGAATTAGACGATTTGCCGAAAATTGAACCTGAAAGCAGAATCCTCTCTGAAGGCATGACACAGTTCTTTAGCG AATATTTGAAGAGCTATGAAGATTTGGGAGTCAATGCCGAT AAGGTGCTAGAGAGTCTGGAATTCCGACCATCCATGATAGTGTCTGACTCCGGGCGAGCCAACTATATTAAACAAGAg aaaaaacCTAGTAACCCAGATTTACTTGAGGCACAAAATATGTGGCCGCCATCATCCAAAGGCAATGAAACGAGCGACAGCAACAAAAAGAACGCAGAGTACAGTGCATTCTATAAAACTGAAGATGGCATTGAAGTtaaaaag TTGGTGAAAGATCTATGTGAAATGATAAGAAACAAAAACGGATTTAAGAAACAAGAAGTCCGGAGTCGATTGGAAAGATTGTTCAACATACGACTGTCTAATGGTGACAC ATTCCTTCACATGACATTATGTTCGAATCAAGCCAGTTTGGAGTACGTCGTGAAGATAATTCACAACGTGAAAGCGACGCACCTGCTCGATTGTGTCAATGACAGACAACAAACTACACTGCACCTTGCTATACTCAACGATCTACCTAAAATTGTGTCTTTGCTTGTTGCCAAAG GATCTAACCCAATGTTGAAAGATGCCAAAGATTTGAACGCTATTCACTACGCCGTCAAGTATAAGTCTTGCTTAGAGCCGCTCCTAGACGCTATTAAGAAGAACGATGTTCCGTGCAACCTGAACGAATGTAATAGTG AGCGACAGTCGGCGCTGCACATGGCGGTGGTGGAGGGCTGCGCGCGGAGCACGCGCGCGCTGCTGGCGCACGGCGCGTCGTACAGCGTGCGCGACGTGTACGGCCGCACGCCGCTGCACCTGGCCGCCTACGACGACCGCCTCGACGTCACCAGGACCTTGCTCGACTTCATACCCCTG AGTGAAATCGACGTTATGGACGATTCGGGCAACACGGCATTACAAATCGTTTGCGGTGGTACTATTCGCGAGAATACTGTTGCAATTGGAAGACTTCTGCTCGAGAAAAAG gcCAATCCAATGAAGACGGAAGGCGGTAACGAGTCGGCATGGCGCCTCGTACGAAACAAACCGGAGCTAAAGGCGTTGTTGGGTGAATTCGTCGCTACTGATTTAATGGACGAGGACGATATCAAGTCTGAACCTGAGGACGATTTTGAGTCCGCTGATGAAGGC GAGTTCCCGGAGCTGGGGCTGGCGGAGCTGGCGCAGTACGCGCGCGAGGTGGCGGCGCTGCTGGACGCGGCGGGCGCGTGGCGCGGCCTGGCGCGGCGCCTGCGCCTGGACGCGCTGCTGGACTGGTACGCGGCGCAGCCCAGCCCCACGCTCACGCTGCTCAACCACCTTAAG GATTCGAGAGACGACATAACATCAAAGTCCCTGGCGTTGGTTCTCGACGACATGGGCCAGAAGAGTGCCGCCAATGTTATAAGAAGGTACATCGAATGA